The Methyloferula stellata AR4 genome includes a window with the following:
- a CDS encoding DUF1178 family protein, with translation MIKFSLVCDSGHSFESWFANGAAYDQQAEGGFVHCPICGSARVTKAIMAPAIASHLGRGFETRAAESRVIEGEIIPPQPAGTNALPPALLDEQQHAVRAMIGAMRAKILTDTIDVGKDFPEEARKMHEGESPERPIRGEATVEEAHALIEDGIKIMAVPAAPDELN, from the coding sequence ATGATCAAATTCTCCCTCGTTTGTGACAGCGGCCACAGCTTCGAAAGCTGGTTTGCCAATGGCGCGGCCTATGACCAGCAGGCCGAGGGCGGCTTTGTGCATTGCCCGATCTGCGGCTCCGCCAGAGTGACGAAGGCGATCATGGCGCCGGCGATCGCGAGCCATCTCGGGCGAGGATTCGAAACCCGCGCCGCCGAAAGCCGCGTGATCGAGGGCGAAATCATTCCGCCGCAGCCCGCGGGGACGAATGCCCTGCCGCCCGCTTTGCTCGATGAACAGCAGCACGCCGTCCGCGCGATGATCGGCGCCATGCGGGCGAAAATTCTTACTGACACGATCGACGTCGGCAAAGACTTCCCCGAAGAAGCCCGCAAGATGCACGAGGGCGAAAGCCCCGAGCGTCCGATCCGCGGCGAAGCCACGGTCGAGGAAGCTCACGCCCTGATCGAAGACGGCATCAAGATCATGGCCGTGCCGGCCGCGCCGGATGAGCTGAATTAA
- the grxC gene encoding glutaredoxin 3, which translates to MSTPVEITIYTTSTCPYCRAAKDLLKKKNLAFNEISVDGDPDGRQKMTERANGRTTVPQIFFNETHIGGCDDLQELHWGGKLDLLLADLAER; encoded by the coding sequence ATGTCCACGCCAGTCGAAATCACGATCTATACGACAAGCACCTGCCCCTATTGCCGCGCCGCCAAAGACCTTCTGAAGAAGAAGAATCTCGCCTTTAACGAGATTTCCGTCGATGGCGATCCGGACGGCCGCCAGAAAATGACCGAGCGCGCCAATGGCCGCACCACCGTGCCGCAGATCTTCTTCAACGAGACGCATATCGGCGGTTGCGACGATCTTCAGGAATTGCATTGGGGCGGCAAGCTCGATCTCCTGCTCGCCGATCTTGCGGAGCGATGA
- the ptsP gene encoding phosphoenolpyruvate--protein phosphotransferase, giving the protein MAEPVSPQVRLDKIVIHIAANMVAEVCSVYVLRADGRLELYATEGLNREAVHLTTMRSGEGLVGLIAATAEPLALSDAQHHPAFSYRPETGEEIYTSFLGVPILRGGNTLGVLVVQNKARRTYSEEEMEALQTTAMLLAEMIASGELQSLVLPGNDIAVRQPIDLKGTPIADGVGLGHVVLHESRVIVTQIVAEDVNYEIERLDTAIRAMRDSIDLLIERGDMGQGEHREVLETFRLFAHDRGWLRRLREAVSSGLTAEAAVERVQNDARARLHRQTDPFMRERWHDLDELANRLLHQLTGRSLVTSHEDLPDNSIIVARAMGPAALLEYDRTKLRGLVLEDGGASSHVAIVARAIGIPVVSDIANIIDFVEQGDAIIIDGGTGDVHVRPSTDVENSYAEKARLRASRQAQYHKLRDLPATTKDGVTIELQMNAGLIIDLQHVAETGAASIGLFRTEIQFMVASQFPRMNEQIVLYRSVFDAIPDKPITFRTLDIGSDKVLPYMDKVEEENPALGWRAIRLGLDRPGLLRSQLRAMLRAGAGRQLRIMFPMIATVEEFIAAKRLVDREIAHLTRHKYEPPSDLKIGVMVEVPSLLWQLDEICARADFLSVGSNDLVQYMFAADRDNPRVAKRFDNLSAPILRALKSIADKAAEAKKPLTLCGEMGGRPLEAIVLVALGYRGLSMSPASIGPVKAAILAMDFAKTQAYVIDLITRIDGGHSLRGDLTAFAKTHGIPI; this is encoded by the coding sequence ATGGCCGAGCCGGTCAGTCCTCAGGTTCGTCTCGATAAAATCGTCATCCATATCGCGGCCAATATGGTCGCCGAAGTGTGCTCGGTCTATGTGCTGCGCGCCGACGGACGGCTCGAACTTTACGCAACCGAAGGTCTCAATCGCGAAGCGGTCCATTTGACCACGATGCGCAGCGGAGAAGGCCTCGTCGGCCTCATCGCGGCAACCGCGGAACCTTTGGCGCTGTCCGACGCGCAGCATCATCCGGCCTTCTCCTACCGGCCTGAAACGGGCGAAGAAATCTATACATCCTTCCTCGGCGTGCCGATTTTGCGCGGCGGCAATACGCTCGGCGTGCTCGTCGTTCAGAACAAGGCGCGGCGCACCTATTCCGAAGAGGAAATGGAGGCGCTGCAAACGACGGCGATGCTGCTTGCCGAAATGATCGCGTCCGGCGAGTTGCAATCCCTCGTGCTGCCCGGAAACGATATCGCCGTCCGTCAGCCGATCGATCTCAAGGGCACGCCCATCGCCGATGGCGTAGGGCTTGGCCATGTCGTCTTGCACGAGTCGCGCGTCATCGTTACGCAGATCGTCGCCGAAGACGTGAATTACGAGATCGAACGGCTCGACACGGCGATCCGCGCCATGCGCGATTCGATCGACCTTCTGATCGAACGCGGTGACATGGGCCAGGGCGAGCATCGCGAAGTGCTTGAGACCTTCCGCCTCTTCGCGCATGACCGCGGCTGGCTGCGCCGCCTGCGCGAAGCCGTGAGCTCTGGCCTCACGGCCGAAGCCGCCGTCGAGCGCGTGCAAAACGATGCGCGCGCGCGCCTGCATCGCCAAACCGATCCTTTCATGCGCGAGCGCTGGCACGATCTCGACGAATTGGCGAACCGGCTCCTGCACCAATTGACCGGCCGCAGCCTCGTCACCTCGCACGAGGACCTGCCCGACAATTCGATCATCGTCGCCCGCGCCATGGGGCCCGCGGCGCTGCTCGAATATGACCGCACCAAGCTGCGCGGTCTCGTGCTCGAAGATGGCGGCGCGTCGAGCCATGTCGCGATCGTTGCGCGCGCGATCGGTATCCCGGTCGTCAGCGACATTGCCAATATCATCGATTTCGTCGAACAGGGCGACGCGATCATCATCGACGGCGGCACCGGCGACGTCCATGTGCGGCCATCGACCGATGTCGAGAATTCCTACGCCGAAAAGGCGCGCCTGCGGGCCAGCCGCCAGGCGCAATATCATAAGCTGCGTGATCTGCCCGCCACGACAAAAGACGGCGTAACGATCGAGCTGCAGATGAACGCCGGCCTCATCATCGACCTGCAGCATGTGGCTGAGACCGGCGCCGCGTCGATCGGGCTGTTTCGCACCGAAATCCAATTCATGGTGGCCTCGCAATTTCCGCGCATGAATGAGCAGATCGTGCTCTACCGCTCCGTCTTCGATGCGATCCCGGATAAGCCCATCACCTTCCGCACCCTCGACATAGGCTCGGATAAGGTCCTGCCCTATATGGACAAGGTGGAGGAGGAAAATCCGGCGCTCGGCTGGCGCGCGATCCGCCTCGGTCTCGATCGCCCCGGCCTGTTGCGCTCGCAGTTGCGTGCCATGCTGCGTGCCGGTGCCGGGCGCCAATTGCGCATCATGTTCCCGATGATCGCGACCGTCGAGGAGTTCATAGCGGCGAAGCGCCTCGTCGATCGCGAGATCGCGCATCTGACCCGGCACAAATACGAGCCGCCATCGGATCTCAAGATCGGCGTCATGGTCGAAGTGCCGTCGCTCCTCTGGCAGCTCGACGAGATCTGCGCGCGCGCCGATTTTCTCTCGGTCGGCTCGAACGACCTGGTCCAATATATGTTCGCGGCGGATCGGGATAATCCCCGCGTGGCCAAACGTTTCGACAATCTGTCCGCTCCCATCCTGCGGGCCCTGAAATCGATCGCGGACAAGGCCGCCGAAGCGAAGAAGCCGCTGACGCTGTGCGGCGAAATGGGCGGCAGGCCGCTCGAGGCCATCGTGCTGGTCGCGCTCGGCTATCGCGGGCTTTCCATGTCGCCCGCCTCGATCGGCCCGGTCAAGGCCGCGATCCTGGCCATGGATTTCGCTAAGACGCAGGCCTATGTGATCGACCTGATCACCCGCATCGACGGCGGCCATTCCCTGCGCGGGGATTTGACCGCCTTTGCGAAAACCCACGGCATTCCAATATAA
- a CDS encoding SIMPL domain-containing protein: MSFLRLSLACLVMLPIAAHAQDVPLRDQLPHITTTGSAHANVMPDLAIISFAVVTERPTASAASSDNAAAAQAVVGEVKAQGIDPKDIRTVSVTLSPVYDESRDASGHLVKRTLRAYSARNGLEVRVHAIDKAGALARQLIEKGANNFGGISFEVEHPEPKLRSLQTEATKDALARAQSYVDALGLKLGRVIEIAPPGEGTPYPAAPRAKFAAAMPAPPEAGAAAAIPIEPGFETLATSVSVTWELVQ, from the coding sequence ATGTCATTCCTCCGTCTATCCCTCGCTTGTCTCGTCATGCTGCCCATCGCGGCCCATGCCCAGGATGTCCCCCTCAGAGACCAGCTTCCGCATATCACCACGACAGGCTCCGCCCATGCCAATGTGATGCCCGACCTCGCCATCATCTCTTTCGCCGTCGTGACGGAGCGACCCACGGCTTCGGCGGCTTCGAGCGATAATGCAGCAGCTGCGCAGGCCGTCGTCGGCGAGGTCAAGGCGCAAGGGATCGACCCCAAGGATATCCGCACGGTGTCGGTGACTCTCTCGCCCGTCTATGACGAAAGCCGCGATGCCAGCGGGCACCTCGTCAAGCGTACCTTGCGCGCTTATTCCGCCCGCAACGGCTTGGAAGTCCGCGTGCATGCGATCGACAAGGCCGGGGCGCTCGCCCGGCAATTGATCGAAAAGGGCGCGAATAATTTCGGCGGCATCAGTTTCGAAGTCGAACATCCGGAGCCGAAACTCCGATCGCTGCAAACGGAGGCAACGAAAGATGCCTTGGCCCGCGCCCAGAGCTATGTCGATGCGCTCGGTTTGAAGCTCGGGCGTGTCATCGAAATCGCGCCGCCAGGTGAAGGAACGCCTTATCCGGCCGCGCCGCGCGCGAAATTCGCAGCAGCTATGCCCGCCCCGCCCGAAGCTGGCGCTGCTGCCGCGATCCCGATCGAACCCGGCTTCGAGACTTTGGCGACCTCGGTCAGCGTGACTTGGGAACTGGTGCAGTAA
- a CDS encoding aspartate kinase yields the protein MARLVMKFGGTSVADVDRIRNVARHVQREVEAGYDIAVVVSAMSGKTNELVDWCRVASRFYDPREYDAVVAAGEQVTAGLLAIVLQDMGIPARSWQGWQVPILTSDAHGSARIADIDGSAIFKAFEERKEVAVIAGFQGLHQETGRISTLGRGGSDTSAVAIAAAIKAERCDIYTDVDGVYTTDPRIVAKARRLDRVAFEEMLEMASLGAKVLQVRSVELAMVYKVKTFVRSSFDDPLDPKPGTLICDEEDILEQQVVTGIAFSREEAQITLRRVADNPGVAAAIFMPLAEANINVDMIIQVVSDNTVATDITFTVPVVDFERARAILEKAQPQIGYGTLQGASDVVKISAIGVGMRSHPGVAARAFKALAEKGINIRAITTSEIKFSVLIEAAYTELAVRTLHSLYGLDKV from the coding sequence ATGGCCCGTCTCGTGATGAAATTTGGCGGCACCTCAGTCGCCGACGTCGATCGCATCCGCAATGTGGCGAGGCATGTGCAGCGCGAGGTCGAAGCGGGCTATGACATAGCCGTCGTCGTCTCCGCCATGTCCGGCAAGACCAATGAACTGGTGGATTGGTGCCGAGTCGCCTCGCGCTTTTACGATCCGCGCGAATATGATGCGGTGGTCGCGGCCGGCGAACAGGTGACCGCCGGGCTTTTGGCGATCGTATTGCAGGATATGGGCATTCCGGCGCGCTCCTGGCAGGGCTGGCAGGTGCCGATCCTGACCTCCGACGCGCATGGATCGGCCCGCATCGCCGATATCGACGGTTCGGCGATCTTCAAGGCCTTCGAGGAGCGCAAGGAGGTGGCAGTCATCGCCGGCTTCCAGGGCCTGCACCAGGAAACCGGCCGCATCTCGACCCTGGGGCGCGGCGGGTCCGACACGAGCGCCGTGGCTATTGCCGCGGCCATCAAGGCCGAGCGCTGCGATATTTATACGGATGTCGACGGCGTCTACACGACCGATCCGCGCATCGTCGCCAAGGCAAGGCGGCTCGATCGCGTCGCCTTCGAGGAAATGCTGGAAATGGCCTCGCTCGGCGCCAAGGTCCTGCAGGTGCGTTCGGTCGAACTCGCCATGGTCTATAAGGTCAAGACATTCGTGCGCTCATCCTTCGACGATCCTTTGGATCCGAAGCCCGGCACTCTGATTTGCGACGAGGAGGATATCTTGGAACAGCAGGTCGTCACCGGGATCGCCTTTTCCCGGGAAGAAGCGCAGATCACCTTGCGCCGCGTCGCCGATAATCCCGGCGTCGCCGCCGCGATCTTCATGCCGCTCGCCGAGGCCAATATCAACGTCGACATGATCATTCAGGTCGTCTCGGATAATACGGTTGCGACCGATATTACCTTCACGGTGCCCGTCGTCGATTTCGAGCGGGCACGAGCGATCCTCGAAAAGGCGCAGCCGCAGATCGGCTATGGCACGCTGCAAGGCGCAAGCGACGTCGTGAAAATTTCGGCGATCGGCGTCGGCATGCGCAGCCATCCAGGCGTCGCCGCGCGGGCTTTCAAAGCCCTCGCCGAAAAAGGCATTAATATTCGCGCGATTACCACATCCGAGATCAAGTTCTCGGTATTGATAGAGGCGGCCTATACCGAATTGGCGGTCCGCACGCTGCATTCGCTTTATGGTCTCGACAAAGTCTGA
- a CDS encoding ABC transporter permease, translating into MEAEVQLRQTRALSYRPLLLLLAVFLATVFLMPLTAPLFRWLFPDLLRPVYTRASFFELTLAHCELVFASTAVAALIGIGTAVYVTRQSGKEFLPLVSALAAIGQTFPPVAVLALAIPLLGYGAAPTVLALVLYSTLPILEATIAGLYAVPGSARDAALGLGFSPGGLLFHIELPLAAPFIFAGLRNATIINIGTATIGSSVGALSLGSPILEGLSASNPAYVIEGAIVVSLLAVVVDRAFETLEQALN; encoded by the coding sequence ATGGAAGCTGAAGTGCAATTGCGCCAAACCCGCGCCCTGTCCTATCGGCCTTTGCTTCTGCTGTTGGCAGTTTTCCTGGCAACCGTCTTTCTCATGCCTTTGACGGCGCCGCTGTTTCGCTGGCTTTTTCCGGACCTGCTGCGTCCGGTTTATACGCGGGCAAGTTTTTTCGAACTGACATTGGCGCATTGCGAATTGGTCTTCGCCTCGACGGCGGTCGCCGCTTTGATCGGCATAGGCACCGCGGTTTACGTCACGCGCCAAAGCGGGAAAGAATTTCTGCCCCTGGTCAGCGCGCTCGCCGCGATCGGCCAGACCTTTCCGCCGGTCGCGGTCCTGGCGCTGGCCATTCCCCTGCTCGGCTATGGCGCGGCGCCAACCGTTCTGGCTCTGGTCCTCTATTCGACCCTGCCGATTTTGGAAGCGACGATCGCAGGCCTCTATGCCGTACCGGGTTCTGCGCGCGATGCCGCTTTGGGCCTGGGCTTTTCGCCGGGCGGGCTTTTGTTTCACATCGAGCTTCCGCTCGCCGCCCCCTTCATTTTCGCCGGGCTGCGCAACGCCACGATCATCAATATCGGGACGGCGACCATCGGTTCGAGCGTCGGGGCTTTGTCGCTCGGCTCGCCCATTCTCGAAGGCCTGTCGGCGTCGAATCCGGCCTATGTCATCGAGGGTGCCATCGTCGTCTCGCTGCTTGCCGTGGTCGTCGACCGCGCCTTCGAGACGCTCGAACAGGCCTTGAATTGA
- a CDS encoding ABC transporter ATP-binding protein, whose translation MIDLEGISKSFGALKAIDDLSLRVEEGVFCTLVGPSGCGKSTLLRMINAMIAPDAGRICLRGTDIGTLPPDQLRRGIGYVIQSVGLFPHWTVADNILTVPRLLHWPKEKYAKRLDEIVALTEVDPSWLPRYPRQLSGGQQQRVGVARALAADPDIILMDEPFSALDPPSRASLQASMRRIHAQSKKTIIFVTHDIDEALKLGTQITLLNKGRIAQTGTPQEILARPKDEFVENFIGGTAPRLRLLDLEQVASRMRPETTGQAPLIFADASLKDALNLMLSESCTTLAVQDRNGQRVGTLTIADLIEPPHGS comes from the coding sequence GTGATCGACCTCGAAGGCATCAGCAAAAGCTTCGGCGCGCTTAAAGCGATCGACGATCTGTCGCTCAGGGTCGAAGAAGGCGTCTTCTGCACGCTGGTCGGACCGTCCGGCTGCGGCAAATCCACTTTGCTGCGCATGATCAATGCGATGATCGCCCCCGACGCGGGGCGCATTTGTTTGCGCGGCACCGATATCGGCACGTTGCCGCCCGATCAATTGCGGCGCGGCATCGGCTACGTCATCCAATCGGTCGGGCTGTTTCCGCATTGGACCGTCGCCGACAATATTCTGACCGTGCCGCGCCTGTTGCACTGGCCCAAGGAAAAATACGCCAAGCGGCTCGACGAGATCGTCGCTTTGACCGAAGTCGATCCAAGCTGGCTCCCCCGCTATCCGCGGCAATTGTCGGGCGGCCAGCAGCAGCGCGTCGGCGTCGCCCGCGCGCTCGCGGCCGACCCCGACATTATCCTCATGGACGAGCCCTTCTCCGCGCTCGATCCGCCGAGCCGCGCGAGCCTGCAGGCCTCCATGCGGCGCATTCATGCGCAAAGCAAAAAGACCATCATCTTCGTCACCCATGACATAGACGAAGCCTTGAAGCTCGGCACGCAGATCACCCTTCTGAACAAAGGCCGGATCGCGCAGACAGGCACGCCGCAAGAGATCCTGGCGCGGCCCAAAGACGAATTCGTGGAAAATTTCATCGGCGGCACGGCGCCGCGCTTGCGATTGCTCGATCTGGAGCAGGTCGCAAGCCGCATGCGGCCCGAAACCACCGGGCAAGCACCATTGATCTTCGCCGATGCGAGCCTGAAAGATGCCTTGAACCTGATGCTAAGCGAGAGCTGCACCACGCTTGCGGTCCAAGACCGCAATGGCCAGCGCGTCGGCACGCTGACGATCGCCGATCTAATCGAGCCGCCGCATGGAAGCTGA
- a CDS encoding aspartyl protease family protein, giving the protein MKLAILVALHLCFSITLGAPAFADCSLLKITQMPLVELGNHYAVMVKINDVMRPMIVDTGAEITTLNASAADKLDLTPDMASIGHLRPVVGIGQTAAKLYLNVIPAMFGLGDLVYRNRSTAVADMGFEQKLRESASIGLIGDDILSQYDVEFDFASKQLSFYRAQNCYDTFLPWTGPYAKVPFDHHDVKIVVDIVLNDERTRAIVDTGNNVSFVSRKSSALWNVPDDQFVNTKAVSTSPLNGGTSKPIRNYTFDTFKIGDETFYKKTIGIVDVDLSTGTANLGLDYFKTHKLWISYRNQMMFISRQPALSKLAYPVVEAKPMAGDGRTSIAVQTAPKELN; this is encoded by the coding sequence ATGAAACTTGCGATTCTCGTCGCTCTCCATCTCTGTTTTTCGATCACCCTCGGCGCGCCGGCCTTTGCCGATTGCAGCCTGCTGAAAATCACGCAAATGCCTTTGGTCGAGCTCGGCAATCATTATGCCGTGATGGTCAAAATCAACGATGTCATGCGTCCCATGATCGTGGACACCGGAGCGGAAATCACGACGCTTAACGCAAGCGCGGCAGATAAGCTCGATCTGACGCCGGATATGGCGTCAATTGGTCATTTGAGACCCGTGGTCGGCATCGGTCAGACGGCAGCCAAATTATATCTGAACGTTATTCCCGCCATGTTCGGGCTTGGCGATCTCGTCTATCGCAACCGCAGCACCGCCGTCGCCGATATGGGCTTTGAACAGAAACTCCGGGAAAGCGCATCCATCGGTCTGATCGGCGATGACATTCTCTCCCAATATGATGTTGAGTTTGACTTTGCGTCTAAGCAGCTGAGCTTTTACCGCGCGCAAAATTGCTACGACACTTTCCTGCCATGGACCGGGCCTTATGCGAAAGTGCCTTTCGATCATCATGACGTAAAAATTGTCGTCGATATTGTTCTCAACGATGAAAGAACGCGGGCCATTGTCGATACGGGAAACAATGTTTCATTCGTTTCGCGCAAATCGTCGGCTCTATGGAACGTGCCGGATGACCAATTCGTAAATACAAAGGCAGTTTCAACAAGCCCATTGAATGGCGGAACATCCAAGCCCATCAGGAACTATACATTCGATACATTCAAGATCGGCGACGAAACCTTTTACAAAAAGACGATCGGTATCGTCGATGTCGATCTTTCGACAGGCACCGCCAATCTCGGATTGGACTATTTCAAAACCCACAAATTATGGATTTCCTATCGAAACCAAATGATGTTCATTTCCCGGCAGCCAGCGCTGTCGAAGCTGGCCTATCCGGTCGTAGAGGCAAAGCCGATGGCCGGGGACGGCCGCACGAGCATTGCCGTGCAGACAGCGCCTAAAGAGTTGAATTAA
- a CDS encoding ComF family protein — protein MHGDDLTETSKPHAALRAATHLGAAARHLSRAALDLIFPPACISCREAIAAHGALCPACWGQVRFIERPFCDRLGTPFAADLGAEGLLSPEAIAHPPVYARARAVARFEDGPVRHLIHRLKYGDRLELALPLGRQMARAGRELLAEADLLVPIPLHRGRLFWRRFNQANALAEVISKASKVQNDPFVLERTKATPSQVGLTKVQRAENMHGAFAVPEAEKIKIEGRALVLIDDVLTSGATLNAAARVLLRAGAARVDALVFARVVTGA, from the coding sequence ATGCACGGCGATGACCTAACCGAAACCTCCAAACCCCATGCGGCCTTGCGCGCCGCCACGCATTTGGGCGCGGCGGCGAGGCATCTGAGCCGCGCCGCGCTCGATCTCATCTTCCCGCCGGCCTGCATCTCCTGCCGCGAGGCGATCGCGGCGCATGGCGCGCTTTGCCCCGCCTGCTGGGGCCAGGTGCGCTTCATCGAGCGGCCTTTTTGCGACCGGCTCGGCACCCCCTTTGCCGCCGATCTCGGCGCCGAGGGCCTGCTGTCGCCGGAAGCCATCGCCCATCCGCCCGTCTATGCACGCGCCCGCGCGGTCGCGAGATTCGAGGATGGGCCGGTGCGCCATTTGATCCACCGGCTGAAATATGGCGACAGGCTCGAACTGGCTTTGCCGCTCGGCCGGCAGATGGCGCGGGCCGGACGCGAGCTTTTGGCCGAGGCCGATCTGCTCGTGCCAATCCCGCTCCACCGGGGCAGGCTCTTCTGGCGGCGCTTCAACCAGGCCAATGCGCTTGCCGAGGTGATCTCCAAGGCGAGCAAAGTCCAAAACGATCCCTTCGTCCTCGAAAGGACCAAGGCGACGCCCTCGCAAGTCGGGCTGACCAAGGTGCAACGGGCCGAAAACATGCATGGCGCCTTCGCCGTGCCGGAGGCGGAAAAGATCAAGATCGAGGGCCGCGCCCTTGTCCTGATCGACGACGTGCTTACCTCCGGCGCGACGCTCAACGCTGCGGCGCGGGTGCTTTTGCGGGCGGGTGCCGCCCGCGTCGATGCGCTCGTCTTTGCCCGGGTTGTGACGGGCGCCTAA
- the prfA gene encoding peptide chain release factor 1: MLPQDKLDLILRRHAEISARLAAGHDSALSRELAGLEDVAAAIRDYRTQVDEVGGLEAMLVDPATDSEMRDLAEDELRDARDRLEGLEHQLRLALLPKDAADEKSAILEIRAGTGGDEAALFAGDLFRMYQRYAEQKGWTVEIISASEGTAGGFKEVIAEITGRGVFAKLKFESGVHRVQRVPDTETQGRIHTSAATVAVLPQAEDVDVDINERDLKIDLMRAQGAGGQHVNKTESAIRITHLPTGTIVFVQDERSQHKNRARAMALLRSRIYDAERQKLDAERAADRRSQVGSGDRSERIRTYNFPQGRLTDHRINLTLYKLDKVMIGEALDEVVDALTTDYQAAQLAANDG; the protein is encoded by the coding sequence ATGTTGCCTCAAGATAAACTCGATCTCATCCTGCGCCGCCATGCGGAAATCTCGGCTCGCCTTGCCGCGGGCCATGATTCGGCCTTGTCGCGCGAGCTCGCGGGGCTCGAAGATGTCGCCGCCGCCATTCGCGACTACCGCACCCAGGTCGACGAAGTCGGCGGCCTTGAGGCCATGCTGGTCGACCCTGCAACCGACAGCGAGATGCGCGATCTCGCCGAGGACGAACTCCGCGACGCGCGAGACCGGCTCGAAGGTCTCGAACATCAATTGCGCCTCGCGCTTTTGCCCAAGGATGCGGCGGACGAAAAAAGCGCCATACTCGAGATCCGCGCTGGAACGGGCGGCGACGAAGCCGCGCTTTTTGCCGGCGATCTCTTCCGCATGTATCAGCGCTATGCGGAGCAGAAAGGCTGGACCGTCGAAATCATTTCAGCGAGCGAAGGCACAGCCGGCGGTTTCAAGGAAGTCATTGCCGAGATCACAGGCCGCGGCGTCTTCGCCAAATTGAAGTTCGAGTCCGGCGTTCACCGTGTCCAGCGTGTGCCGGACACGGAAACGCAGGGGCGCATCCATACGTCGGCGGCGACCGTCGCCGTGCTGCCGCAGGCCGAAGACGTCGATGTCGATATCAACGAAAGGGATTTGAAGATCGACCTGATGCGCGCGCAAGGCGCCGGCGGCCAGCACGTCAACAAGACGGAATCGGCGATCCGCATCACGCATCTGCCGACCGGCACGATCGTCTTCGTGCAGGACGAGCGGTCGCAGCACAAGAACCGCGCGCGCGCCATGGCTCTGCTGCGTTCGCGCATTTACGACGCCGAACGCCAGAAGCTCGATGCGGAACGCGCCGCGGACCGCCGCTCGCAAGTGGGCTCAGGCGATCGCTCCGAGCGCATCCGCACCTATAATTTCCCGCAAGGCCGCCTTACCGATCATCGCATCAATCTGACGCTCTATAAGCTCGACAAGGTGATGATCGGCGAAGCACTGGACGAAGTCGTCGACGCGCTCACGACCGATTATCAAGCGGCGCAGCTCGCCGCGAATGATGGATGA
- a CDS encoding methyltransferase domain-containing protein, with protein MNGLYMNGKPKVGDGSPQAPIRIFERGLQRRRLLRALAKSPADFLLTRAAEDLVERLATVNRSFAACLDLGTPGPELAQRLAAVPNIHVVRLAPLPQTIAPIPILNLIGDEEALPFAPGSFDLVVSALALHAVNDLPGALVQIRQALKPDGLLLACLAGGRTLHELRTAFALAETEILGGISPRIAPFVDVRDMGGLLQRAGFALPVADIEPLTVRYDTMFDLMADLRAMGATNTMSERARRPLRPAILIRAAEVYAERFSDPDGRVRATFELLFISGWAPHESQQKPLPPGSAKISLAEALGTTETKLKP; from the coding sequence ATGAATGGCCTTTATATGAACGGAAAGCCAAAAGTGGGCGACGGCTCCCCCCAAGCGCCGATCCGCATCTTCGAGCGTGGCTTGCAGCGCCGCAGGCTCTTGCGCGCGCTCGCCAAAAGCCCTGCCGATTTTCTGCTCACCCGCGCGGCCGAGGATTTGGTCGAGCGGCTGGCGACGGTCAACCGCAGCTTTGCGGCATGCCTCGATCTCGGCACGCCGGGACCAGAGCTGGCACAAAGGCTGGCCGCCGTCCCCAATATACACGTGGTTCGGCTCGCGCCTTTGCCTCAAACCATAGCGCCTATTCCGATCCTCAATCTGATCGGCGATGAAGAGGCACTGCCTTTCGCGCCGGGGAGTTTCGATCTTGTTGTTTCGGCCTTGGCGCTGCATGCGGTCAACGATCTGCCCGGCGCTCTGGTGCAGATCCGCCAGGCCCTGAAACCCGACGGGCTCTTGCTGGCCTGCCTCGCAGGCGGCCGGACGCTGCATGAGCTGCGCACGGCTTTCGCCCTGGCCGAGACCGAGATCTTGGGAGGCATCAGCCCGCGCATTGCGCCCTTCGTCGATGTGCGCGACATGGGCGGTCTTTTGCAGCGCGCCGGCTTTGCGCTGCCGGTCGCGGATATCGAACCTCTGACCGTGCGCTACGATACGATGTTCGATCTTATGGCGGATCTTCGCGCCATGGGTGCGACGAACACGATGAGCGAGCGGGCGCGCCGGCCCTTGCGGCCCGCGATCCTGATCCGCGCGGCGGAAGTCTATGCCGAGCGGTTCAGCGATCCCGACGGCCGGGTGCGCGCCACTTTCGAATTGCTCTTTATCTCCGGCTGGGCGCCGCATGAGAGCCAGCAAAAGCCCTTGCCGCCCGGCTCGGCAAAAATAAGTCTCGCCGAGGCCTTGGGCACGACCGAGACCAAATTGAAACCGTGA